The following is a genomic window from Arvicanthis niloticus isolate mArvNil1 chromosome 10, mArvNil1.pat.X, whole genome shotgun sequence.
atggatggatggatggatagatagatagatagatagatagatggatggatggatggatagatggatggatggatggatggatggatggatagatagatagatggatggatggatggatggatggatggatggatagatagatagatagatagatagatagatagatagatagatagatagatagaggatggATAGATAGTTGGGCAGACAGTGCCTTTGTCAGGTCACCTTCTATAACTACCCACGGTTGGAATTGGAGGAACAGAAATGACTGGATTACAAACATGCAGCAGAAGCTGCAGGGGGCTGATGTTGGGAAGCAAGATACTTTTTTAGACCAGGTCTcaggtatcccaggctggcttcacactgcCATGCTTGCTATGCAGCTGGacttctgttcctctctctccacctcctcatctgggattacagttgtgtgaATGGGGCTGTCCATGAAATCACGGGGGCTGAACCCAGAACCCTGTGCATATTAGGCAAGTAAGCACTCTTTCACTAGAACAGCCCAGGAACacttgggttatttggttgttattgtttttcaatGAATTTCTTTGTGCTCTCATGCTTGTGTTcaagtgtgtgcaggtgcacacatggGTGGACaggtgggtgtgtgcacacacgtatgcctgtgcatgtggaggtcagaggtcaagcaTTGTGCTTCAGAAACTgtcctttttggtttttgagacagggtctttctgtggcctggagctcactgattaagCTAGGGAGACTGCTGGAAAAaccccagggaccctcctgtcaTCACATCCTGCTTCATCCTGTAGGAGAGTGGCTAAGCCTCACAAAGAACCCAGCATAGGGGTTCACTATGGCAGTGCCTTGGCCACTGGAGAGATCTAGCTAGTGCTGCCTGGGTAGATGCCTTCTGCCTGTGTATCCAGAGCCACACAGGAAGCACTCACACTGACACTGATGACAGAACATTTCTGTAATCTGGATGCCTGTATAAGGCTTcctcttgtgtgtttgttttagagaaaagTTTCTTTCAGTATTCTGGAAATGTCCTAGAAGCAAACCCCCGCAGACAAGCAGGAACTGATTCGCATGCTGCAAAGGAATGATCCTACCAGCTTCTGCTGAGCGGATGCACAAGCCTGCTCAGGTGAACACTGTCAAAAATTCCAGCTCACAGGGCtgtgttgggaggcagaggcaggaggctgaggaacTTGGGTCAGCCTCGGCAACAtggtaagaccttgtcttaaagctCTCCAAATAACACAGGATGAACACACCAAGATCACACTGTCTggaaatgctggggttaaagaagCACAAGAGAAAAGCATCTCTTCATATTTAAAGGCTTATACAATACTGCACTGAGAATACAGCTGATATGTTTGACAACTCCATGTCTCTTTGGCTAGACCTCCCTCTTTATCAAATACAGAATTAGGTTCTAAGAAACATGGACGAAGGATGGAAGGGGACAGTACTATCAATCCCCTGGCTGTTAAAACGCCTAAAGGTGAGTCATCTTTATACTCTGATATCTGATAAGTAATCGCCTATGGCTGAGGACCGGGCTCACTCCTAACTTAAACACCTGTGTGGTTGCCATCTATTGTTTCTAGACGTTTTGAAGgggtttcgtttgtttgtttttatttgttttgttttaatatagaaaaacatgaaaaagagaAATAGCCACTAAAATAAAGTTTGTAAAAACGTAATGAATTTTGattgttttaataaatatatatcaagAAAACCTCACTATATTACAACACAGTCATATACAAGCATCTATCAGCTAAATTTTCAACACCAAAATGTTCagcaaatattgaaaataaaggaCGAGACATTACTAGACTATTCAGCCAtatcacaggaacatcttttaaaaattggtccTTGCGGACAATTGCCCAAATGATCTACTCATACACTGTATGAATGAGACCTATTTAATATTAATAGCAATAATTAAAAAGCTTCATTTTGGAGAAAGTGGGAGAACTTACCTATTTCTTCCTTTTGGCATTTGGTTCCTGTAAATAATTGTTTTAAGGGACCCAAGTCACCCAGACCAATCCTCGACCTTGGAGATGGGAGTGGTTCATGAGGAGCTGGTGGGGCTGTTCCAGGGTAGCACTGAGGGCACTTGCCAATGTGCAAATTCAAGGTATTATTGTGTAGCGTGTTGGCCAAACACACAGTATCAGTGACAAGCGAGCCCCATTTCTCCAAAATAATGTTCCGCAACCTACAAACCTTTACATTCTTTAAGATAAAACGTATTGATCACCACATAATCTATTAACATTGTGCTTCTCAATCAACAGCAAAAGTCATATATAGAAACCACATGCTCTTAAGAGTCTAAACGCATGAAATGATGCAAAAACAGGTCAAAATATAACGCATGCCACGGGCTGTGAATGTCACTGGACAAGGAAACAAAGCAGCCCAAAGCTGGGAGAGCCCAGACCCAGCAACTGCTCGTTGCCATGGAGAACCCAGGCAGCCTTCTCTGCTCCCGATGGCTTTCCCCATTATCATCTCCATCTCTACCCAAAAGTATCAGACCCACAGCCACTGGGCGTCATAaacaaaggaaaaggggggagggtAACTAGAAAGTTGAATGCGATAGTTCAAAGTTAAGTTTCCAAACTGCATGGATCCACCCTGTGTTTTGTCAAATCCCTGCTGTAACTCTGATTCATCCTTAATTTTCACACCGGCAAAAATTAAGATAAAGTAAGGCACCCAAGATGGCCCTGTACGCCACCTATCACCCCACCACCAAGATGGCCCTGTATGCCACCTCTCTATCACCCAACAGAGATGGCCCTATATGCCACCTGCCTACATCCCATCAGAGATGGTCCTGTACGCCACCTCCCTATCAACCCATCAGAGATGGCCCTGCCTGCCACCTATCACCCCATCAGAGATGGCCCTGCCTGCCACCTATCACCCCATCAGAGATGGCCCTGCATGCCACCTATTACCCATCAGAGATGGCCCTGTATGCCACCTCTCTATCACCCCATCAGAGATGGCCCTGCATGCCACCTCTCTATCACCCCATCAGAGATGGCCCTGtatgccacctctccagccacccACTACCTATGACAGGCAAGCCAGGAGCTTGTAGGGAACTGTCTCTACAGATCCTAGATTGCTGTCCTGCCAGGTGTGCTTCATTTCGCCCCAACCTGTCCAGTACAAACATTTCACAGCTCACGAAACCACTTCATCTCGCTTCCTGCCTTGAGTCTTTTactcaggaaagaaaaatactgtATCACATGGAAGCAGGCACCTCTGCTGGATATATTGATTTGTTTACCAAGTAACTACCTAATTAACTGGCAAACATGTTGAACTTGGCTAGCGTGGGCTCCTTGGAGGGGCAGTGGGAATGTAACAAGGGCGAGTTGTCTTCTATCTACTCTAccgatttaaaaagaaaaagaaagaaaaactaagataTACTTTGAAACACGAAGTTGGCTTTCCTTGGCAAAAATCACATTATTAAGTGGCTTGTGGGTGCCTACTGTACAGATGTTTTGTGCAATCTGCTTTCTAGGCAGTGAAACAGCCCAGCGTGGTGTTCACTGCATGATTTTATCGGTTGTACAAAACTACAAAATCCAAAGTAAAAACTGGTCATGCCGTGCGCGCTTCTGCGCCCATGGGGGACAGTCACATTTTGCCCCCTCTGCTGCAGCACAGTTTGTTGCTCGGGGAAAGCTCCTTTTTCCTCAAAGACTTTTTCCAAGACTCACTCACGCGGTTTCTCTCATTATATCCAGTCTCAAAATAATCGTAAAATTGGCCTTTGCACTCAAAATCAAGGTCGCTTCCCACAGGTTCTTGGCCGAGGGCATCACCATCTCTGCTGGCTTCGTGGCTTACTTTCCCATCGTTGTTGAATCTGACCTTCTCCTGGACACCAAGCGACCTAATGTTAGTGACAAAGATTTCGTTGGCAGGTGTTTGGCTCCTGTAAATAGGTGCACTGCCTATGTCAAAGTCCACATGGTGGGAGCAACTAGGCAAaggcagaggggaagagggggaggaagaggaggaagacggGGAGGATGGGGTGGATGGAGAAGAagtggatgaggaggaagaagcagatgaAACCACGGCAGCAGCCGAAGCGTTTCCAACACCAGTATTGACAGAGAGGGGTAGGTTCAGGCAGTGACCACCACACTCCTGGTAAAAACAGCAAGTGTGGATCTTTTCCCACTCTTCTCTGGCCACCCGGGGCCGTTTCCGGTAAGGACAGTCTTGAGCCAGGAACCACTCTTGCGCAGAGGTGCCGCTGAGGGAGCAGGCAGGGAGGCACCAGCTGTTCTGCATGACAATCTCCCCATGGATCCGCTTCATCAGGTTGTTGATGAGAACAGACCTTCGCAGGTACACTTCTGGGTCATCGATGAACCTGAGCTTCTCCAAGGACATGTAAAGGATGTGCGCCCGCTCCTCAAAAATGGAGATGGTCTGAaaaccagaggcaggagaaccctTAGGAAACGAAGTCTGTGAAAACAGTTATCACCCGTTTAGAGGCTGGCCCCATTGCTGTGGACACCCCCAAACCCTCCTGTTTCCTAACTTACTGGGGTGGACCTGAGGAGGGCCCAGCCAGAAGGCTCAGTCCTTTAAGTCACAGTGTAGGAGAAGCGGAGACACAGTCAGACCAGCGATTGttgtgggggtcagaggtcaggcCAGCGATTGttgtgggggtcagaggtcaggtcAGCAATTTTTGTGGGGGTAAGGGCTAGGTAATCTGAAGCAGCCTTGGGAGGAGTCATCTTGATTTGGCTGTTGGTGACAAGGAATGCTCTGGGCGAAATGCATTAAGCTGTATTTTACATGTCTTTGTGCAGAAGCACACTCATGCATTTCACAAGCAGTATGTTTTTAAATTCATCTATTTTTCAAAGAGTCTTAttactattaatttatttttttgagacagggtctctccattatatatccttggctgtcctggaactcattacgtagaccaagctagccctaaactcacagagatcggcctgcctctgtcacctgGGTGGAATTAAGGCCTGTGCCGTCTTTAATGGctgaaaatcatttttatgtgtatgtttgcaggCATGTCTGTCTGGGCGCTACGTGAGTGCTTGGTTCCCAcccaagaggccagaagaggacactggactCCTTGGAATTGGAATTATATTTAGTTATGAGCTGCCAAATGGGTGCCAGCAATAGAAATCAGGTTCTCTTCAAGAGccgccagtgctctgaactgctgaactctctctccagccctggtacaTGTCTTTTAAAGATTCGAGATACAGGTTCTAACGGGCATATGTCAGAGTGTGGACAGGACCACCAAGGAGCACCGCTGGCATCATACACCTGTCATCTGCCTTATTTAGTAAGAGGGAAATCGTAGTCAATGAAGTTCAGACTAAGCACCTGAAAACTGAGGGCTTGTGGGCTAGCAgaagagagagatgcagagaaactagaagtggggtggggtgtgCAGTCCTGGGCTGTGCGAGGCTGTCACTGGGTGAACGACGCTCGCTGCAAACCATCAGCAACTGTTATTATTGATAACTtggtttgtaaaaataaaataaaaacggAACAAGGCCTTGCCATGCAGCCccggaactcacaatgtagcccagactgagcctgcagaaatccacctgccctgCTGGGACCACAGGATGTGTTGTTGCACCTGGCAGATCCCAGTAGCAACTGGAAAGCTCACAGAGCCACCACacagaaactaaagaaacaaacatagGTGCCTTTTCACAAGCAGGCAAAAGCAACATCTGAAGGACGGGGagtggtgggagaggggagacagaaCCTACGGGTTGGGTGGGGTCACAGGGGCAGAGGAAGCTGGCCTCAGCACCTCGGCCACTGGGCTCTGGCTG
Proteins encoded in this region:
- the Sertad4 gene encoding SERTA domain-containing protein 4 isoform X1, with product MTLVLSMNRFCEPIVSEGAAEIAGYQTLWEAASYGGASPPGPAQVPSQGDRGASSQLAGSHYRGIPNSISTPKVTYFKRKYSEEEEPHPPLGSCSHKTSFPKGSPASGFQTISIFEERAHILYMSLEKLRFIDDPEVYLRRSVLINNLMKRIHGEIVMQNSWCLPACSLSGTSAQEWFLAQDCPYRKRPRVAREEWEKIHTCCFYQECGGHCLNLPLSVNTGVGNASAAAVVSSASSSSSTSSPSTPSSPSSSSSSPSSPLPLPSCSHHVDFDIGSAPIYRSQTPANEIFVTNIRSLGVQEKVRFNNDGKVSHEASRDGDALGQEPVGSDLDFECKGQFYDYFETGYNERNRVSESWKKSLRKKELSPSNKLCCSRGGKM
- the Sertad4 gene encoding SERTA domain-containing protein 4 isoform X2 — encoded protein: MTLVLSMNRFCEPIVSEGAAEIAGYQTLWEAASYGGASPPGPAQVPSQGDRGASSQLAGSHYRGIPNSISTPKVTYFKRKYSEEEEPHPPLGSCSHKTISIFEERAHILYMSLEKLRFIDDPEVYLRRSVLINNLMKRIHGEIVMQNSWCLPACSLSGTSAQEWFLAQDCPYRKRPRVAREEWEKIHTCCFYQECGGHCLNLPLSVNTGVGNASAAAVVSSASSSSSTSSPSTPSSPSSSSSSPSSPLPLPSCSHHVDFDIGSAPIYRSQTPANEIFVTNIRSLGVQEKVRFNNDGKVSHEASRDGDALGQEPVGSDLDFECKGQFYDYFETGYNERNRVSESWKKSLRKKELSPSNKLCCSRGGKM